One part of the Solanum dulcamara chromosome 8, daSolDulc1.2, whole genome shotgun sequence genome encodes these proteins:
- the LOC129901715 gene encoding putative pentatricopeptide repeat-containing protein At1g12700, mitochondrial: MNRISLRSGIPFISFFSDSSITLTSYSNKSISVKGNFECLDDAVSVFHQMVTMKHYSAAVSLFREMWKLGIPINGVILNIVVNSYCLMHRVDCGFSVLPIYLKNGIPFNTITFNTLLRGIFAENKIKDAVELFKKLVRENICEPDEVTYGTVMNGLCKRGHTQKTLSLLQLMEQGNT, encoded by the coding sequence ATGAATAGAATTTCTCTGCGCTCTGGTATTCCCtttatctctttcttttctgattcttcaattACACTCACAAGTTACAGTAATAAATCCATTTCAGTAAAGGGGAATTTTGAGTGTTTAGATGATGCTGTTAGTGTCTTCCATCAAATGGTTACAATGAAGCATTATTCTGCTGCCGTTTCTCTTTTTCgagaaatgtggaaattgggtATCCCAATTAATGGAGTCATCTTGAATATCGTGGTTAACAGCTATTGCCTGATGCATCGTGTTGATTGTGGGTTTTCGGTGTTACCCATTTACTTGAAGAATGGCATTCCGTTTAATACCATCACCTTTAACACCCTATTAAGAGGAATCTTTGCTGAAAATAAGATCAAAGATGCtgttgaattgttcaaaaaatTGGTGAGAGAGAATATTTGTGAACCTGATGAAGTTACATATGGAACCGTAATGAATGGGCTCTGCAAAAGGGGGCATACTCAGAAAACTTTAAGTTTACTGCAGTTAATGGAACAGGGGAACACTTAG